In Spirosoma sp. KUDC1026, the sequence TTATTAACGTCCGTTATACCAAGGGAATCAGCACCCGGGGTCTACCCGAATACCAGCGCGTGGGCATCGGCGATTATTATCCGCTGATGTGGGAAACGTACCGAAACAGCGTTGCTTACCGGGCCACCAATCCAGTACCACTTGCTACAGCAAACCAGCAGGCAACCGATCAGTTAATTAGCCTGGTTGGCTACAATGTCTATAACGTACCAAATAACCAGGTCGTTAATACGGATGGGCAGCTTAATCCAAATGCAACACTGCTTTATTCGGCCGATGATTTCAACTGGCAGAATCCCATGATGCGCCAGGGTAACCGTGATGAAATTAACTTTAGCGTATCGGGTGGTCAGAACAAGTCTGATTATTTCCTGTCTGTATCATACCTGAACGACAAAGGGTACTTGATACGCTCGGATTACGACCGATTCACGGGTCGCCTAAACGTTAATTCGCAGGTAAAACCCTGGTTCAAAACGGGAGCTAATATCTCGGCTACGATTACACGCTCGAACCAGGCAGATGCCGGTGGTAGCACCAGTTTTGTCAACCCCTTCTTTTTCTCCCGCAACATTGGTCCGATCTATCCGGTTTACGCCTACGATCCGGCCAATCCGGGTCAGTTTCTCACGAACGCCGATGGGAGCCGCGTATGGGATCTGGGGAACCTGACGGCGCGGGGTCTACCGGCACGTCCGGCCTTTGGCGGCCGTCACTCGGTCGCGGAAACGATTCTGAACCAGAACTACTTCCGCCGGAACGTATTGAGCGCCCGTGGTTACGCCGAGATCTCTTTCCTGAAGGACTTCAAATTCTCGACGAACGTGGGTACCGACATTACGAACTACAATGGCTACACTTTTGGTAACCCCATCGTTGGTGACGGTGCACCAGCGGGTCGTGCGTCGCACGAATTCCAAAACATTTCAAGCTTCAACCTGAACCAACTGCTTACCTACGATAAGTCGATTGGCAAGCATAATTTTGACGTACTGGTAGGGCACGAAAATTTTCAGGTAAATGACAATAACCTGGAGGGTTCGCGCTCGCAGCAGATTCTGGATGGCAACTACGAGTTGGTGAACTTCACGACCACAACCAACCTGTCGTCGGTCTACAACACCCGCCGGATTGAAGGCTACCTGTCCCGTTTCAACTACGACTATGATCAGAAATACTTTGTGTCATTCTCGGCCCGTCGCGACGGTTCCAGCAAATTCTACACCGACGCCCGTTGGGGGAACTTTTATTCGGTGAGTGGTGCCTGGCGTCTGGATCAGGAGAACTTCATCAAATCGATGCCGAATATTAATCTCCTGAAACTGCGCGCTTCATACGGACAAACGGGTAACGATGGTGGTGGTAACACAGCCGACGGAGCAGCTATCAGCTACTACGCCTGGCAACCGCTGTACAATCTGGGCTGGAACAACGCGTCCGAAGCGGGTATCCTGCAGTCGAGCCTGGGCAACCGGAGCCTGGAGTGGGAATCGAGCAACGCGTTTGATGTAGGTCTGGAGTTTGGTCTCTTCAACGGCCGGGTTTCGGGTACGGTTGAATATTTCGATCGCCGGTCGTCTAACCTGATCTTTGCCGTCCCTCTTCCCCTGTCAACAGGAATCACGACCGTTACGCGGAACATTGGTACGATGTATAACCGCGGTATCGAACTTGAACTGGGTCTGGAACCGGTACGTACGAAAAACTTCACCTGGCGCCTGGATTTGAACGCAACCCGTATCAAGAATCAAATCACAAAAATGCCGGAAGAGACGCCTGAAATTATTGACGGTACCAAGAAACTGGCGGTGGGGCATTCCATTTATGATTACTGGTTACGTGAGTACAAAGGTGTGAATCCGACAACGGGTGAAGTGTGGTACAGAGCGATGAATTACGTAGCTACTAATTCTACGATCACTGAAGCAGGCGATACACTGACAACTAACGTCAACAACGCCCGCTATCGTTATGCTGGTACGTCGATTCCTGCTTTAACGGGAGGTATTACGAACACATTCAAATACAGAGGTCTTTCGCTGTCAGCGCTGTTTGTGTACCAGTTAGGCGGTAAAATCTACGATGGTGCCTATGCAGCGCTAATGAGCGCAGGTGATTATGGTAACGCCAAACATATGGACATCCTGAACCGCTGGCAGAAACCCGGCGACATCACGACAGTTCCGCGAATGGACGCAGCCCGTACCTCCGATTTCAATGCCGCGTCGGATCGCTGGCTCATCGATGCCAGTTACCTGAGCATTCGTACGATTACGCTGTCGTATGCTATTCCCGATGCATTGTCGCGTAAAGCATTCCTGCAAAACGCCCAAGTGTATTTGAGTGGCGAAAATGTATTCTTCCTGTCGCGCCGGAAGGGAATGAACGTACAGCAAAACTTTACGGGTGTAACCAGCAATGCGTACAGCCCGGCCAAAAGTCTGGTATTAGGTATTTCATTCAGCCTTTAAGATTCTGACAAGTCAATGAAAAAAAGATATTTAACGATACTGATGGCAGTAGGTCTGCTAACGGCATCGTGCGAAAAAGATTATTTAGAGACCTCTCCCACTGGTAGTATTGACGCTGGTGCGGCATACGCTACCACCAAAAACGCAACGGCGGCTATCAACGGTATCTACCGGGCCATGATCGTGCGTTACCTTGACTCGCAGGGGCACTTCGGTCATCCGGCTATGATGATTATCCAGGATATACTGGGTGAAGACGTAATTATTCCCAATACAGCCAGCAATTGGCATGTCAGTGAAACACGCTGGCAAGCACACCGTAACGCCACATCTGTTGGTAACCAGTTGCCCTACCAGTTGTACTACCGGTTAATCGGTAACGCGAACATTGCTATTACTAACATCGATAACGCAACGGGTACGCAGGCCGAACGCAATCAGCTTAAAGGGGAAGCACTGGGTATACGAGCGTTCTCCTACTTCAACCTGGTTCAGCTCTATGGCAAACGCTATGATGCGGCTGCCAAGCCAAATGCACAGCTGGCTGTGCCGCTGATACTGACGCCAACGACCGAAGGACTCCCCCGCGCTACGGTAGAAGAAGTGTATACCCAGATCAATAAAGATCTAACCGAAGCCGCTACGTTACTGACTGCCAGCCGCACGTATAAATCGCACATCAACCTGGATGTGATCAAGGGCTTTCAGGCGCGGGTAGCGCTAGCGCAACAGAACTGGGCCGATGCGGCTAAATTCGCGAACGAAGCTCGCAAGAGCTATACGCCGATGACGGTTGCTCAGTATCAGGAAGGCTTCTCGGACATTCAGAACGCTGAATGGATGTGGGGCTTCGATCACCTCGAAGATCAGACGGAGTATTTTGGGGCGTTCTTCTCCTACATTTCGTCCAACTTCAACTCGACAGTTATCCGGCTTGACCCGAAGGTGGTCAACCGCGTTATCTACGATCAGATCCCGGCGACGGACGTCCGGTCGAAGATGTGGGTAAAAGCCCCAACGGCAGCTAACTCGATCGTACCGACGGGAGGGGTTCGCGTAGCCTACATGACGCAGAAATTCCGTCTGCCGGGTACGCCATCGACCAGCACCATGGGTGACATACCATACATGCGCGCTTCGGAAATGTATTTGATCGAAGCCGAAGCTTTGGCCCGACAGGGTAACAACGCGCAGGCTGCTACGGTCCTGTTTGACCTGGTTAGCAAGCGTGACCCATCGTACGTCAAGTCGACCAAAACGGGAACAGCGCTGACCGACGAAATTATGTTCCAGCGTCGTATTGAACTGTGGGGCGAGGGCTTCCGGTTCACTGATCTGAAACGTCTGAACCAGCCGCTGAGCCGAACCGGTACCAACGCTAGCTCAGCAGTAGCGGTAATTTTCGACGTAGCCGCTGGTGATAATCAGTGGGAGTTCCTGATTCCGCAACGGGAAATCAACGCGAACAAAGCCATTGTACAGAACCCACTTTAATTGATTTGGTATTCATACAGAAAATCCTGACTACGTTTGTGGTCAGGATTTTTGTTTTTTTACGTTATTCCATCATTTATCCACTGTTTACCAGACCATTAATTAACTTTTAATCAACTTACCATACTTCGTAACAATAGGATAACATATAGGCAATATTACTCAGTGAAATTTGCAGCGTCAACAAGTCGACTCTCGAATGAAACGCTGTAGCTTCACTCTACTTATCTGCTTATTTGTCACTACAATAACCTGGGCTCAGGTGACGACTAGTGCCCTTAGTGGCCGCGTCACTGATGCTAAGAAAGAAAGCCTGATCGGCGCTACGGTCCAGGCGCTATATACCCCTACGGGCGCGAAGTACGCTGCCGTTACCGACGCAGATGGCCGCTACCGGATTAACAACATGAGCGCGGGTGGCCCTTACGAAGTCTCTGTCTCTTACGTGAGCTACAAAACCGCGACCCGCTCTGACGTTACGCTACCACTGGGGGAAACGACTACGCTGAACATTGTGCTGGAAGATGCCAGCGCCACGCTGAAGGAAGTAGTGGTGAAAGGTAACCGGGGTGGTGAACGCGAGGGCGCTGGTATCAACGTTAGCAGCGAGACCATCCGCCGACTGCCGACTATTTCGCGCAGTCTGACCGACATGACCCGACTAACACCTCAGGTCAACAACCAGAACTCGTTTGCCGGAACCAACTTCCGCTATAACAACGTCACCATCGATGGCGCAATCAACAACGACGCTATTGGCTTTAGCCCGTCGCTAGGCGGCTCGACTGGTACATCGGGGCAGCCCGGTTCGAGTACGCGCACGAACCCCGTCAGCCTTGATGCTATCCAGGACATTCAGGTAGCCGTGGCTCCCTTTGACGTTCGGCTGGGTAACTTTCTGGGGGGCTCGGTTAATGCCGTAACGCGCAGTGGTACGAATAAAGTAACGGGTTCAGTTTACGGTTTCGGTCGCAATGCCGCCCTGACAGGTACCTGGAACGGCGCAGCTGGGGCAAAAGAAAAGCTACCCAGTACGTTCCACGAGTACCAGACAGGTTTCCGGGTTGGGCTACCGCTGATCAAAGACAAACTGTTCTTCTTCACGAACGAAGAAATCACCAACCGCCAGGACCCCGTCCAGTTTCAGGCCGGTTCGGCGTCGTCGCTAATCAAAGATGTGGCCGTCGCTCAGCAGATTTCAGATTTTGTCAAAACCACCTACGGCCTCGACGCAGGTTCGTACGGGGATTACTCGATCTACTCGAAAAGCACGAAATTCTTCAACCGACTCGACTGGAATATCAACGCCAAGAACCAGTTGAGCATTCGGAATAACACGGTCTTCTCAGAAGCGACCAATCTGGAGCGCGACGCGGCTAACTTCCGTTTCGGCAGCATCGACTTCCGTCAGAATAACAACCAGAGCAGCACGGTTGCCGAATTGAAAACGCAGCTCGGTGGTCGCGCATCAAACAGCCTGATCATGGGCTACTCGACGGTACACGATTACCGCACGACGCTATCAAACGTACGTACGTTCCCGCAGGTAGAAATTGCCTATAACGGCGGTACAATCTTCCTGGGGAATGACCGTGAAGCGTCAGTATTCAACCTGCGCCAGAAGACGTTCGAAATTACCGACAACTTTACGTTCTATAAAGGCATCAACACATTCACGGTGGGTACGCACAACGAGTTGTACACCATCGATTACGGTTTTGTCAACTCGCCTAACGGTCGAATCTCGTATGCGGGTACGGCGGCAAATACGACGACTAATACGCCCGCTCGCGATGGCGTGCAGAACTTTCTGATTAAGTTGCCGAATCGGGTGCGGGGTTCGTACCCGTTCGGCGACGCCAGTAACAGCCTGGATGCCCAGTTCAACAATCCATACGCGCACTTCAACGTCAACCTCTTCAGCCTCTATGCGCAGGACGATATTCAGGTGACCGATCGCATCAAACTGTCCCCGGGTATTCGT encodes:
- a CDS encoding TonB-dependent receptor: MKRCSFTLLICLFVTTITWAQVTTSALSGRVTDAKKESLIGATVQALYTPTGAKYAAVTDADGRYRINNMSAGGPYEVSVSYVSYKTATRSDVTLPLGETTTLNIVLEDASATLKEVVVKGNRGGEREGAGINVSSETIRRLPTISRSLTDMTRLTPQVNNQNSFAGTNFRYNNVTIDGAINNDAIGFSPSLGGSTGTSGQPGSSTRTNPVSLDAIQDIQVAVAPFDVRLGNFLGGSVNAVTRSGTNKVTGSVYGFGRNAALTGTWNGAAGAKEKLPSTFHEYQTGFRVGLPLIKDKLFFFTNEEITNRQDPVQFQAGSASSLIKDVAVAQQISDFVKTTYGLDAGSYGDYSIYSKSTKFFNRLDWNINAKNQLSIRNNTVFSEATNLERDAANFRFGSIDFRQNNNQSSTVAELKTQLGGRASNSLIMGYSTVHDYRTTLSNVRTFPQVEIAYNGGTIFLGNDREASVFNLRQKTFEITDNFTFYKGINTFTVGTHNELYTIDYGFVNSPNGRISYAGTAANTTTNTPARDGVQNFLIKLPNRVRGSYPFGDASNSLDAQFNNPYAHFNVNLFSLYAQDDIQVTDRIKLSPGIRLDYTGLPNKPTLSSQVTSSAGDPNYGTTYTYTPLNQITNSYLNNIQISPRLGLYIDARGDKSVVIRGGAGLFTGRIPFAWLGYAFYNNGVGYGAYDFNNNATASTKLVGDPLTPGGALAINNNSANGGVRRTQVDLIDNNFKMPQMFRANLAVDYTIAGYKLTLEGLYTKVIHDLKFQQVNTKDVVRYYSYDTQKQQPIYVSSTGAAGAQRIDNNFANAYLLSNTNQGYRYNLTAQIQKNYSAGFGFSAAYTYGKAFDLTNGIRNSMESNWQLNQALSPNNPSLAYSNFDIRHRIVGTVNYRRTWNPSNATTVTLFYSFQSGSPYSWGFVNRTIDGTGQANSLAYIPKDLIEAQRLIPNSTQAQDFMAFVQNDKYLSSRMGQFTERNGGRTPWNNTMDLRFLHEIKLQNGHSLQFSYDILNFLNLVDKKLGYYYFSPNTFNSTASIGLTPASNPTSGDPTYTWSRPTTPYSIDPLGSRWQMQLGGRYSF
- a CDS encoding RagB/SusD family nutrient uptake outer membrane protein, which gives rise to MAVGLLTASCEKDYLETSPTGSIDAGAAYATTKNATAAINGIYRAMIVRYLDSQGHFGHPAMMIIQDILGEDVIIPNTASNWHVSETRWQAHRNATSVGNQLPYQLYYRLIGNANIAITNIDNATGTQAERNQLKGEALGIRAFSYFNLVQLYGKRYDAAAKPNAQLAVPLILTPTTEGLPRATVEEVYTQINKDLTEAATLLTASRTYKSHINLDVIKGFQARVALAQQNWADAAKFANEARKSYTPMTVAQYQEGFSDIQNAEWMWGFDHLEDQTEYFGAFFSYISSNFNSTVIRLDPKVVNRVIYDQIPATDVRSKMWVKAPTAANSIVPTGGVRVAYMTQKFRLPGTPSTSTMGDIPYMRASEMYLIEAEALARQGNNAQAATVLFDLVSKRDPSYVKSTKTGTALTDEIMFQRRIELWGEGFRFTDLKRLNQPLSRTGTNASSAVAVIFDVAAGDNQWEFLIPQREINANKAIVQNPL
- a CDS encoding SusC/RagA family TonB-linked outer membrane protein, which gives rise to MRKLLLGSWLLTVLFCLPVLAQDIAISGKVTSSEDGSGLPGVSIQVKGTTRGTTSDADGNYRLNTAPGSRLVFSFIGYRSQEITVANQSTISIKMEPDAANLDEVIVTTFGTAKRANFTGSAGTVSANQIQVRPITNVVQALSGATPGVQTTAGSGQPGTAPDIRIRGFGSISSGNDPLYVVDGVPYSGSIANISPNDIESISVLKDAASTALYGARAANGVVVVTTKKGQKDRSVINVRYTKGISTRGLPEYQRVGIGDYYPLMWETYRNSVAYRATNPVPLATANQQATDQLISLVGYNVYNVPNNQVVNTDGQLNPNATLLYSADDFNWQNPMMRQGNRDEINFSVSGGQNKSDYFLSVSYLNDKGYLIRSDYDRFTGRLNVNSQVKPWFKTGANISATITRSNQADAGGSTSFVNPFFFSRNIGPIYPVYAYDPANPGQFLTNADGSRVWDLGNLTARGLPARPAFGGRHSVAETILNQNYFRRNVLSARGYAEISFLKDFKFSTNVGTDITNYNGYTFGNPIVGDGAPAGRASHEFQNISSFNLNQLLTYDKSIGKHNFDVLVGHENFQVNDNNLEGSRSQQILDGNYELVNFTTTTNLSSVYNTRRIEGYLSRFNYDYDQKYFVSFSARRDGSSKFYTDARWGNFYSVSGAWRLDQENFIKSMPNINLLKLRASYGQTGNDGGGNTADGAAISYYAWQPLYNLGWNNASEAGILQSSLGNRSLEWESSNAFDVGLEFGLFNGRVSGTVEYFDRRSSNLIFAVPLPLSTGITTVTRNIGTMYNRGIELELGLEPVRTKNFTWRLDLNATRIKNQITKMPEETPEIIDGTKKLAVGHSIYDYWLREYKGVNPTTGEVWYRAMNYVATNSTITEAGDTLTTNVNNARYRYAGTSIPALTGGITNTFKYRGLSLSALFVYQLGGKIYDGAYAALMSAGDYGNAKHMDILNRWQKPGDITTVPRMDAARTSDFNAASDRWLIDASYLSIRTITLSYAIPDALSRKAFLQNAQVYLSGENVFFLSRRKGMNVQQNFTGVTSNAYSPAKSLVLGISFSL